A single window of Plasmodium malariae genome assembly, chromosome: 8 DNA harbors:
- the PmUG01_08045200 gene encoding conserved Plasmodium protein, unknown function → MLNTDLAKPEVDLAVFEYTDIPMLVSLLTYTYKLNPWSNDSRYLYSHENMQKEIEELNVLMKSRVPWYSVFFISSFSYLVMVLCTIGLFIFYNTQNDIPVSFIFACTFIIAFVHYIMCKIYSYIITKSVIGTVEIHIKELNKKYKEEQIYFKLINFSGLGFKYLKFLSRNKGVVYFSLRVVYKYYTII, encoded by the exons ATGCTAAACACCGACTTAGCAAAACCTGAAGTAGACCTAGCAGTTTTTGAATATACGGACATCCCAATGCTAGTGTCCTTATtaacatatacgtataaattGAATCCTTGGTCTAACGATTCcagatatttatattcacatgaaaatatgcaaaaagaaatagaagaatTGAACGTGTTGATGAAATCTAGGGTACCATg GTATTCGgtgtttttcatttcatcCTTCTCCTACTTAGTTATGGTACTTTGTACTATCGgattgttcatattttacaACACCCAGAACGATATACCTGTCTCATTCATATTTGCCTGTACATTCATAATTGCATTTGTCCATTATATTATGTGTAAGATATACAGCTACATAATAACTAAGAGCGTTATCGGAACTGTTGAAATACATATCAAAgagttaaataaaaaatataaagaagaacaaatatattttaagctAATTAATTTCAGTGGTTTAGGATTTAAGTATTTAAAATTCCTTTCAAGAAATAAGGGAGTAGTCTACTTTTCTTTGAGAGTTGTCTATAAGTATTACACAATAATTTAA
- the PmUG01_08045300 gene encoding conserved Plasmodium protein, unknown function — protein sequence MKMLKLNYYHGRIYEKYKISNVLSLLVDKHKFQNDSIDFNEISNMKNNYSIMALLGSQIKNINNDIYKDIDTNDIILALSTLKKVDEQIVINESRNKNYILELAEQMYYEYSQKGLITNDSTFNLNDKRSVMNINLEIMNDINNQIKNYEGKIRKLLSYSEDHLKRDALLHYNGIGTNDESDKFSSILGENDMYYNMKQNKYLDRDRSILNKDLYDDNNINNYENYVNLKNEKRHSTTLPNVYDSYSYRYRAHLNNNNSTARNGNTNGSNLHYYAKEGTNSTQCNSVENVNGDVNVYSNGSNNNNHGMKHNICKNSSTSVSSNLNSNVKNNSNTYHQRRSSCDNVSHYDSGEKNIFNDRMKMNYLNRKTHYEKTDEEDLYENNHRSTIIGTAHHFTNRISNEYIMNRKGLYDARGNNKIRSDVSEYSNMNYNYDEKNKNLLNKDEMSYDGNNAEFKVGINSNNSNDDGNNMSGNNIIGNHVSGINSDHNNNNGAAYNSIYNIGLKKDRSPNNTIFDKNKISTWNSNVLANIDKAEKEIVNNHLKNSMARNDYAARRMSSILLSPNVQQRELLFSKRKSYEKPSIEKFINRNSHNYNSDMSLNKYSTLGQRKNYTSDTNNNSSFIISSANKQNMLEEDSFNVVGDFDNNHFPPKSKINYLRENYLSDNKYMNYPMSERNNNSSTPLNTDNLSNFSRNVHKSVESNLNMYTNKYSRALDINDLNSNTSRNYVNSSNSLKSDRTTMRDNYAKMLERSKSLTSNIYRVPVTHTYLRANM from the coding sequence atgaaaatgctTAAGCTAAATTACTACCATGGAAGAATATACGAAAAGTACAAAATTAGCAACGTGTTGTCTTTATTAGTTGATAAGCATAAGTTTCAAAACGATAGTATagattttaatgaaataagtaatatgaaaaataattatagcaTAATGGCACTTTTAGGAAgtcaaataaaaaacataaataatgatatatataaagatatcGATACGAATGACATTATATTAGCATTGTcaacattaaaaaaagtggATGAACAAATAGTAATTAATGAGagcagaaataaaaattatatcttaGAATTAGCAGAACAAATGTATTATGAATATTCTCAGAAAGGATTAATTACAAATGACAgtacatttaatttaaatgacAAGAGAAGTGTTATGAACataaatttagaaataatgaatgatataaataatcaaattaaaaattatgaggGAAAAATTCGTAAATTACTTTCTTATTCAGAGGATCACTTAAAAAGGGATGCTCTACTGCATTACAATGGTATTGGCACGAATGATGAATCTGATAAGTTTAGTTCCATTTTGGGTGAAAACGATATGTACTATAatatgaaacaaaataaatacttaGATCGTGATAGAAGCATTTTAAACAAGGACTtatatgatgataataatattaataattatgaaaattatgtgaacttaaaaaatgaaaaaagacaCAGTACCACTCTGCCTAATGTGTACGACAGTTACAGTTACAGGTACAGAGCCCACTTAAACAACAACAATAGCACCGCTCGTAACGGAAATACGAATGGAAGTAACTTGCACTACTATGCAAAGGAGGGCACAAACAGTACCCAGTGTAATAGCGTCGAAAATGTGAATGGCGATGTAAACGTTTACAGCAACGggagcaataataataaccaTGGAATGAAGCACAATATTTGCAAGAACTCCTCTACTAGCGTCAGCAGCAATCTAAACAGCAacgttaaaaataatagtaatacgTATCACCAGAGGAGGAGCAGCTGTGATAACGTGTCTCATTACGACTCGGGTGAGAAAAACATATTCAACGATCGAATGAAAATGAACTACTTGAATAGAAAAACACACTATGAAAAAACAGACGAAGAAGACCTATATGAAAACAATCACAGGAGTACCATAATTGGTACTGCTCACCATTTTACAAATAGAATTagtaatgaatatattatgaacagGAAAGGTTTATACGATGCGCGTggcaataataaaattagatCAGATGTTTCTGAATACAGCAATATGAACTATaattatgatgaaaaaaataaaaacttattAAACAAGGATGAAATGAGTTATGATGGCAACAACGCAGAATTTAAAGTAGGCATAAACAGTAACAACAGTAATGATGATGGTAATAATATGAGtggaaataatattattggtAATCATGTTAGTGGAATTAACAGtgatcataataataataatggtgCCGCATACAACTCCATATACAACATAGGGTTAAAAAAAGACCGCTCACCAAACAATACtatatttgataaaaataaaatcagtACATGGAACAGTAATGTACTAGCAAATATAGATAAagcagaaaaagaaattgtcaataatcatttaaaaaattctatGGCACGTAATGATTATGCTGCTAGAAGAATGAGCTCTATACTTCTAAGTCCAAATGTTCAACAAAGAGAGTTATTATTTAGCAAAAGAAAATCGTATGAAAAACCAAGtattgaaaaatttattaatagaaaTTCACATAATTATAACAGTGATATGTCACTAAACAAATATAGTACATTAGGTCAAAGAAAGAATTATACATCAGACacaaataataacagtagtTTTATTATAAGTAGTGCAAATAAACAGAACATGTTAGAGGAAGACTCCTTCAATGTAGTAGGTGATTTTGATAATAACCATTTTCCTCCAAAATcgaaaattaattatttaagggaaaattatttaagtgataataaatatatgaattaccCTATGTCTGAACGAAATAACAATTCTAGTACACCATTAAATACAGATAACCTTAGTAACTTCTCACGAAATGTGCATAAATCCGTTGAATCGAATTTGAATATGtacacaaataaatattcgaGAGCACTAGatataaatgatttaaatAGCAATACTAGTAGGAATTATGTAAATAGTTCGAATAGCTTAAAAAGCGACCGTACCACAATGAGAGATAATTATGCAAAAATGCTCGAAAGGTCTAAATCGCTAACGTCCAATATCTACAGGGTACCTGTGACGCACACCTACTTGCGGGCAAATATGTGA
- the PmUG01_08045400 gene encoding conserved Plasmodium protein, unknown function produces the protein MSMFLNILILLDAASVAFLSITFLMINLNEESLLLSKAHRENGKKALVAAILLYAVFLVLLFIYRAYKNKRKLYNNFFMKNRNAPKYVQLSSTYFSASDDYEQYELSKI, from the coding sequence ATGAGCATGTTTCttaatatacttattttgCTTGACGCAGCAAGTGTTGCTTTTCTTTCAATAACATTTCTTATgattaatttaaatgaagaGAGCTTACTATTAAGTAAAGCGCACCGagaaaatgggaaaaaagcATTGGTTGCAgccatattattatatgctgtttttttagttttattatttatatacagaGCGTACAAAAACAAGCGAAAGTTATATAAcaacttttttatgaaaaacaGAAACGCACCTAAGTATGTTCAGCTCTCAAGCACGTATTTTTCAGCAAGCGATGATTATGAGCAGTATGAGCTAAGTAAAATATAG